The following is a genomic window from Colletotrichum lupini chromosome 5, complete sequence.
gcataattaacgtaatccgaagccgctttaagacttacgataagaacttagagctcctatctaagctacgagcgatttcttttatatttatagctaggataatagagggtaaatcgtaagtagagatccttaaagagcttattaatcgaatcgataagctagcgaaaacctagctaaataaggggataaacgagtaaaaagtcggatatttttatactgtagtctagcgtatactaaaagtaaaaataaccctatactaagtacttaaagactacgagacgctctgctcgaggctaagatctagctttaatattaaagtaaaaataccgcgctaaacctacctctaggcgtacgacggcccttattagtaatattaggttaattaaatatataataagaaaggaaaagaggctagatatagcaatcgctagtaaggaggcctagatttattaaataggcagagatttaactcacgggcagggtaataaaaaaagcaatattatatttataaaaaagatagatattagttaagtaattactctaaggaagagcgtactaaattatataaatagtataaaaagtcgagggtagtagatagtaaaactagccctcgttaatttaactaattcctcgttatatataagggcagatctgggagcacggaacttagtaatagtagctaaaatagtagcctaaagtatataccccctataagagattcggaagataaagaagatcttaccccctatactaacgaattagattataataaaattaacgatattaactactcttttttcgccccgttagcctccggaggatatataaagctaaacgaatagagggtagtagaagctcttaataagtaggcttttatttataaatagtaagggaaggtcccttagataataaatatagaggcggctaaaagggcaaatctaatagggccaaagcctattctcttaacgattaaaaagaagacgctatcttttttaatatttaaaaaaaaggaacataGTACCGagcaaatctaggggtagctagaggggtcctttttatactacttagatccctcgaatactaagcttatataagtattctatataaataaaaagtacggcctaaataatttctataggattatcctagacactagggcatcgtaatagttaattagaaaaaaagggtaattctaagtgctatagaaaatcgtactagtaatacttaatacgttaacggcgagtattataaggattagtttcggcctaggtaaggaaatcgtcgccctaagtataatagaaatagagacgtacttcggaacgataactttttatattttacttattaataccctatttcttttatatctaaaagatatagatcgactaggtattatattcgataatacgaggaacagaatctctagtaataagtacttcgaagtagtcgaacgacgataggggcatacgtttataaagcttactaacgatacgaagttaattaattacctaacggaaagtaagcttagaaaactatactagagattcgggcacccgttagttacgaggctatataacctcttaaagcaattaggtaataataatatcgaaataggggcgctagaatagttaacgaaagtatactactaatactaaataaatacacAGAGCCCacgtagatttaagtttaaattacgtaataagcttaactttaactaagaaatcgtcgtcgatattttctatttaaatagtcggctagtactatatataattaacgtagctatatccttctaagcaaagtaattcctccgggatttataagtaaagatagtataggtagccctacgaaaaagctagatcgatatatactagggaccgctagacggtattagaaccgacgctagtactagctttaagttagtagaatttagggataatacgacggcctatagtatatagctaaaagtcgtacttattaaagcgcactatagtattaaaaaggtagagagggcatactagtaattaaaaagggcgtttagaattattaaagaggaaaatccggattctaccgACGATAaatgcctctaaatagtacttaaatattataacgatactatagggcctaacggacttatactaacgctattagtatttagagcatatttaagaacgaccttagcctcgctattattactaagtataagctaacgagcctaagtagttaaaaaagtaatacgggcactgcgcgaggtaaatataaaaaggtaagttaataaagtaattactatatataataggcccgacataggggataatttagatatactactaaattcggatatataagtatagcgcgaaattacttaatagtaggctaggctatataagttaatttccgttaacgagcgctcttatatagtcgcgagagatcgtaactagctactcgaaatattaattatagtagttagaccgtactatatagatcttaacgaggtaatttctaacctataagaaaaagaagagctagagaaaactatataacccgtagtagaggtataagaaatcatccttaacgaaatcgttataatagtattaataaacgataaaaaaaaggaaattactaaaagggtactaatactactagcgagacgttataaaagactacgacggcaagccctaacgcggtaatttattactaataacgaggtaattaatactttttatatagtaaaagagaaagccgatttcgagctagcggttaaactacgtaaggaaggcgtaattataactactaaaaagccgtataagggattagatcttatcgaagtagatactcttcgtaatcgaggggtttatcgatttatcctatacgactaagaaaaatatataaacctctatatatttaaattacgaatagtttataagattaaagagaaaggaacaccctagctgtataagaagtctagatacgtaatttaggggtacggcgacgttaaaaaagcgatgctacttatataattgcctactatatagtactataactaacgattaataataatattaatagtattattacggaagaagggatacgagatttagagccgtaatattacctagtgttacgaaggtaactttgtttaccttattattcgccttattatcaatattacgtaagcaaactatataccatattaatctacgatttctgtagattatcataggtattgattatgtaagcaatactgcttatataagcttacgtgagcaatggaaagtactggaaggtaactgaataatcaggaatttactcgaggcggaattacgtactacgattacgcattcacttacgtatacgcttattaattatatcataattaataagcaatggaatattctagtaggaggtttttatgcctatatataggcgtgtatttgcctacctagacctttcgttaagcaagcaacttctcatatagtaattcaactatattactctctttactacaaaaacctcttttatatacgcttatttcccctatattcatatattcttgcttctatatgaatattcactttttatattctttataagaatatcccgcattacctcgttaaagctatacgtgctagacctaggcctatacctaatcggccatagggcttataaggaaaatcctagcctatttaccgaaggaaatagttagtaagtacccaaaaggcacgattattaaagtgcttaagctactatataggctcgcagaatcgggcacctattagtaggctacttactacgatttttatattaattaactattaatagttacctctacgtacgacccgtacttactaattacggagtacgaaggcgactaatttaggatcgtcggaatataaatcgataatatattaggcctatttaatattaactttataaaaaaggaggataaggagctttaaaaagcgggcttcgtagcgaagctaaaagaggtccttataataaatacccccctagtatttaacggcgggatttttataattaaaaaggaaaccgtcgttttctaataaaaggggtagggcgagaagattaacttcgttaatttaaatataactaatattaaaaagtaatataaggctaagctcgtgcgaggggtatatattatgagtatttattagcccgaggcgacttttaattatactaaagtagcgtaggctataaatctaaccgaacgagacgtcgaggtacttaataagcggcttaagtagtaataaacgaatctcgatcgaggttttatttactacccgatcgaccttataattaataagctctacgtctttattaataagttatttacgaataataacgaccttatttcgtaattagggtatattattatcctagctaacgagagtataagtaagagcgaatttactatatacggtaatataatttattattcgttaactaaaagtaagtaggtaacgagaagtatactagcgttagaggtttataatatagttaacggcgttaacctcttttatataattttaacgacgctaaagaagattaccgatcgaattagccttctacctattttaacggttatttatactgattattactcgctatacgaatacctcgttaaattaggaataacgaaggaaaagaggcttataattaatattatagcccttaggtaatcatataaaaggcgcgagatactaaagatctattagattaataataaaaataatttcgtaaacgcttttataaaagcagtactaaataagggattagagtaatttataagtagtaaaaaagttattatataaataaaaggataggttatataaaaagagtaaagaaaagggggaaaaggagacgacttagtaaacgggcccgaggttaaattatacctctaactatagcggttaaatcgataaaaaaaagagaaagttagtattagattagaagtctaattcgaccgcggtatatagccgactacgcaggggccaattaggggccttatttacgattatcgtagccagcctaacctacggttagaacctcctttttacacctactacgtagatatttatatagttcaattgatctctttgttaactacggttcgaaccaactaccctgtaatagggataccaacagttactgtcacaaaaagcgggcccactcTATGTGGGCAGCATTAACCACATCCATATCTCGTGACAGTTACTTTGATCACCTGGATCCTGTTGTTGTTCGTGAAAGAGATGACGAGCGTCTTGCCTGTGGGGTCCAGATACGGATGAGCGACGCCAGCGTAGACGAGCCCGCCATCAATGGCCTGAGCCTGGAAGATCTTGATGTCCGGCGTCCAGGGGCCCTCGAGTTTTGTAGCAGTGCGCAAGAAGACGGTGCCGCCACCGATGCCTTTCACAAAGTCAGTCTTAGGCCTGCATGTCAGAAACCACAGGATTAGAAACATACCAAGGTGAACAAAGATATAACACTTAAAGTGCTCATTCCACACAATCTGCCCCTGTCCCGTGCCCCACACAGTCGCCGTCTGGGAATTGAACGTCGTCAAGACGTCAGACTTCCACCCCTGCTGGCGGCCCCAGTAGTACTCATAGTTGCTCACGTTGAACGCCTGGCTGGCGTTGACCCGCGCGAGGTAGACGTAGCTGCTCTGGCCCCAGTCGGTGATTGTGGTCGGCGGGCCGCCCCAGGCGTAAATGTACTCGGAGCACGGGTCGCGGAAGGCGGCGATGTCGCCGTACCGGGGCGTGGTTTTGGCATCCCACCAGTAGCCGCGGTCGCCGTAGCGTTTGGTCACGGTGGGGGTTCCGAACAGGACGTCTACTTTGGCGATGCCCGCGCCTACTAGGCCATCTGCGTTTTGGTTCTGGGGAGTTTTGTGTAAGTCTTGTGCAGACTCTCTTTTTGGGCTCTGGTTCTAGCTTCCTAGAGGGGGATGATGACTTACAACTAGGTAAAAGACGGCCCCGGTGCGCGTCTCAGCATTAGTCTCGACCAGACTCGTCCCGCCGAACCCGGTATCAACTTTTTCTCCCCACGACGAATTGAAGGGGATGAACTGCTTCTGGCGCCCATTCTCTCCCAGGTTGAGATCGTGCACGATCAGCGGGTTCTTCGTCATGACAGACACGGCGTCGCGCACCATACCGTGGAACCCGGGCGTGTCCTTTTCGGGATCCGTGACACCAGCATCGCACCAGAGCACATCACCCCAGACGGCGTACCATTTTCCTGCGATAGAGCCGGTGAAGCCTAGATCGCGGTGGGAGCAGCTGTTGTCGGCGTACTGGAAACCTAGGTACTCCACTTTTGGGTTCACGATGGGGTTCGTGCCGATGGGGAGTGTGCTATCCATTCCTGCGGTGAACACTTGGAGGGGGTTTGCATGGGCGAGGTTGGTGCCGATGGCTAGAAGGGCCGTGGCCAGGGGTAGAAGGTGAGGGGTCGGGGCATGCATTTTGAGGGGAAGTGGGTGTCGATCTTTGGGGTTGCAGTTGACCTCGGCGCAGGAGAAGGTAGATGGAGGGGGATGGGCGATGCTTGTGATTGCTCGGTGTGGCTCGGTGAGGGTGTCGAGAGAAAGGAGTGTGAATGCCAGAATCGATCTGGCTGTTTGGAAATGATTGTGGGATGTAATTGGTACCTTATGTAAAGAAttaaaacctcttaaagaCAGTAGAGGAATGAAGGGATGGCGATGCTAGAGATCGCCTTGAGTTGAGGTGAAGACGTGATGATAACGGACGGCAAAGGGTAGCAATAAATACGTACTGGGAAGGTAGGTCCGGTACCGCGATGGCAGTTGAGCAGGCCAACGCCGAATCAGAGTGCCTAGAGATATCGACAAGCGCTTGGCCCCCTGGTTCCATGGTTGAGTTGACATGGAacgatggatggatggacggGTGATAGGCCCATCATGGTGCTGCAGGCCGGAGGGAACCACGGGCGGTCGGACTGCAGATGCACAACGCCGGAGGTGCGCCACGGCGCCGTGCGGTGGGGCCGGGCCTGGCCGGTACATTGCAGAGGGAGCGAAAGGAAGCACGGGGTGGTTTACATAAGTTGGCAGTGGACCAGTGGCCGAGACATTCTAGATTCTGGGCGGCCGGGCGTGGCTTCGCGGATGTGAGATTGAGGTGCCCTGAGGCTAATTTTGCTGCCTTGAATGGAATCGTGGCTTTCATGCGATGATGACATGGAAATGGAGCTTGGCGGTTACGTTCGTCCTTGATGTCGAGGCATTGGTCAGAGAATGGCTGATTGACGAGGAGCTGAATGACTATTGACTGGCGCGAAGGTACATTATTGTTGTCTGTCAAAATAGGATGGAAAGTGTTCCACCACGCCATCATGTCTTCATGCTCATGACGGCGCTTATCCATTAGTATCTCATCAAGACTCTTAATACATCGATTCGAATGACAAGTATGAGTGAACATGagggtgagtgagtgagaggGCAGATTCCCGCCGCGAATTGGAGATAACAAGGTACCGTCACATTTCAATTATGTTTCCATGTCGCTCTTGGGAAGAAATACAGTTAATGGTAAGTCCAAGGCGTCTCTAAGTACCCAAGTGAAGTGTATGACATCTCAGCCTCTCTACCTCAGTGTACACACTCACTCAGCGTTCAACTCGGACTGGTCTGTCAAGGTCGTTGCGAAAATAAGAAGCGGCCGACGATGAGACGCTACAAGCAGATCTGGACTTTACACGCTCATTTAACTCAACGTGAGAGCTACAATACAGATCCTGTCGCAATCGATGGCGAGAGCCCACGTGGATCATCTCAACGACGTTCTCATGTGCAGGGAAGCTTCAGGGAAGATGAGATGAGCTCCCAGGCACATGCTCGCCCTCAAGCCCGCCATTGGCCGACCCCTCCTTAGGCCTGCCAAGTTGGGAAGCTGTTTCCTCCAAGCAATGTGCGGGGCACAGCGGACAACGGCTTCCGGTGGTGGGGCATCTCTCATTCCGGTGCGTCCGTTTCTCCTCTGTCCTCTACTGCGTACGTCTGTCATCTGCCGTCTGCTGTTCGACCTTGTTAGCCTTGGTCTGCATCCTGTCACTCATATAACCTTTTCAGAGCTGGTCCTTCACTCAAATCCACGTGCCCTGACTTGACCCGGTTGGTTGGCACCACCGGATGAACCCTATGCTTCACACATTACCGTCACATCCATCGAGAGGCTTGAACGGAGCTCTCGGTCGCTCTTGGCGATCTCGAATGCAACCTTGTTCTGTATATAAGCATGAGCTCTCCTTACAATCCCCTCAATCTTTGCCTTTACTTCCTGTGCGTAGTTGTTGCTGTTGTTCTCCTCATCTTACCCCTCGTCGCCATGTCGCCTATGTCAAGCCTGGCCCTCAAAGCTGCTCTCCGTGCGTTACACCCTTTCTGAGCTCTCCTCACATACAGATTCTGACCGTGACTAGTGCTCCCTCTCGTGAGCGCCGCTTCATGCAGCAATGAGTCCTACACCCACAATGGCCTCACCTGGTCCCGTGGCATCCGGATGAACCAGGTTCAAGTCGTAGGCACGCACAACTCGTACCATCGCGAGGCCCCGCTTGAGGAGCACCCAACCCAGGCGAAGATGCTTCCCAACGTCCAGAACTACTACTACTCCCACCCATCCCTTGATATACAGCTCAACTACCAGTCCATCCGCAACCTTGAGCTCGACATCTTTGCCGACCCTGAGGGAGGCCACTACGCCACGCCCCTCATCCGCAAGCTTGCGAACCTCTCCACGACTCCAGACCCCGATCTCCTCGCTCCAGGAATCAAAGTCCTCCATGTCGCCGACGCAGACTATCACCCTACCTGCAAGACATTCATCGGGTGCTTGAGTATCGTCAAGAAGTGGAGCCAGGCGCACCCGGACCATGTCCCCATCCCCTTCATGATCGAGTTCAAGACCTCCGAAGCCGCCTTCGCAGCAATCGGCGGTGCGTCTCAGATCTCCTGGAACGATACGGCACTTCTCAAGGGCCTCGATGATGAGATCCGTAGTGTCTTTGCGCCCGGGGACCTTGTTACCCCGGACGACATCCGTAGGGGCAACTTGACGCTGGAGCAGTCTGTCTTGCAGTATGGGTGGCCTGACTTGGAGAGTGCCCGTGGTCGTGTGCTGTTCTTGATGGACAACGGACCCGTCAACCCAATTCGTGACTCTTACACCGAGGGCCGACCTAACCTTGAAGGCCGTATTCTCTTCACAAACTCCGCGCCCGGAAACTCTGACTGCGCGTTCCAAAAGGTTTGATGTTCATCAACCCTTCTGAACCGAGGGTGTTCTTGATAAGAATTGAGTCTTACTGACAACTTTCAATCAGCTCAATGACCCCACTGGCACCGAGCAGGCCAATATCCAGGCGCAGGTCAAGGCGGGCTACTGGGTCCGCACACGCGCCGACATCCCGCTCGATACGCTGCTGTCCAACGACACGACGGGGATGCGTGAGGATGCGTTCTCCAGCGGTGCGCAGATCATGTCGACCGATTTCCAGGCCTACGGCATGAGCAGCCGCTGGAACGTCGACTATGCCGCTCGCTTCGAAGGTGGTGCGGCGGTGCGATGCAACCCCATCAATGGGCCCGCCAATTGCGCGAACGAGGCGTTGGAGCCGGTTTCGTATGTCCGCAACTAGATGAACTTAGCTTCAATGTAAGTGAGACAAGGTCATTTCGAATAGTGTAATGATAATAGCATAATGAAGCAATTGGAAGGGCTGTGATACACGGACGCTATCAATTGACTGTGGGTGGAATTGAAGAAGCTCCCCCAGCTTTTGAGCGATTTCTTCCTATCAACCAGTGCCGATTGATGCGAAAATGCCTTTTATTCTGCCTTCCCCCCAAAAAGATGTGGAATTGTCCAATGAAAACGGACTTGAATGCTTATATCTTGACCAAAGTACCATCGTTGAGGCGAAGCGCGCGGTAAGGGCTGACATGAGCGGCCGCCCCCAGCCACTTTGCGGGGG
Proteins encoded in this region:
- a CDS encoding acid phosphatase; amino-acid sequence: MSLLGRNTVNAFNSDWSVKVSYNTDPVAIDGESPRGSSQRRSHPAIGRPLLRPAKLGSCFLQAMCGAQRTTASGGGASLIPPWSASCHSYNLFRAGPSLKSTCPDLTRGLNGALGRSWRSRMQPFVAVVLLILPLVAMSPMSSLALKAALLLPLVSAASCSNESYTHNGLTWSRGIRMNQVQVVGTHNSYHREAPLEEHPTQAKMLPNVQNYYYSHPSLDIQLNYQSIRNLELDIFADPEGGHYATPLIRKLANLSTTPDPDLLAPGIKVLHVADADYHPTCKTFIGCLSIVKKWSQAHPDHVPIPFMIEFKTSEAAFAAIGGASQISWNDTALLKGLDDEIRSVFAPGDLVTPDDIRRGNLTLEQSVLQYGWPDLESARGRVLFLMDNGPVNPIRDSYTEGRPNLEGRILFTNSAPGNSDCAFQKLNDPTGTEQANIQAQVKAGYWVRTRADIPLDTLLSNDTTGMREDAFSSGAQIMSTDFQAYGMSSRWNVDYAARFEGGAAVRCNPINGPANCANEALEPVSYVRN